The following are from one region of the Nicotiana tomentosiformis chromosome 7, ASM39032v3, whole genome shotgun sequence genome:
- the LOC104107505 gene encoding small ribosomal subunit protein uS11y-like isoform X3, giving the protein MPAEAMSRRKTREPKEETVTLGPATREGELVFGVAHIFAAFNDTFIHVTDLSGRETMVRITGGMKVKVDRDESSPYAAMLAAQDVSQRCKVMNWSCI; this is encoded by the exons ATGCCAGCCGAAGCCATG TCGAGGAGAAAGACTAGGGAGCCAAAGGAAGAGACAGTAACACTTGGACCAGCAACGAGGGAGGGTGAATTGGTGTTCGGTGTTGCTCACATTTTTGCCGCTTTCAACGATACTTTTATT CACGTGACTGATTTGTCTGGAAGAGAAACTATGGTTCGCATTACTG GTGGAATGAAGGTGAAGGTTGATAGAGATGAATCTTCTCCGTATGCTGCCATGCTTGCAGCTCAGGATGTGTCACAGCGATGCAAG GTCATGAATTGGAGTTGTATCTAA
- the LOC104107505 gene encoding small ribosomal subunit protein uS11y-like isoform X1 codes for MPAEAMSRRKTREPKEETVTLGPATREGELVFGVAHIFAAFNDTFIHVTDLSGRETMVRITGGMKVKVDRDESSPYAAMLAAQDVSQRCKISRCVVHIFIWETALRTNFHERRNEDFLPGWYRLMYLD; via the exons ATGCCAGCCGAAGCCATG TCGAGGAGAAAGACTAGGGAGCCAAAGGAAGAGACAGTAACACTTGGACCAGCAACGAGGGAGGGTGAATTGGTGTTCGGTGTTGCTCACATTTTTGCCGCTTTCAACGATACTTTTATT CACGTGACTGATTTGTCTGGAAGAGAAACTATGGTTCGCATTACTG GTGGAATGAAGGTGAAGGTTGATAGAGATGAATCTTCTCCGTATGCTGCCATGCTTGCAGCTCAGGATGTGTCACAGCGATGCAAG ATATCTAGGTGTGTAGTTCATATCTTCATCTGGGAAACTGCATTACGCACCAATTTTCATGAAAGAAGAAATGAGGACTTTTTGCCAGGATGGTATAGACTTATGTACCTAGATTGA
- the LOC104107505 gene encoding small ribosomal subunit protein uS11y-like isoform X2 — protein sequence MPAEAMSRRKTREPKEETVTLGPATREGELVFGVAHIFAAFNDTFIHVTDLSGRETMVRITGGMKVKVDRDESSPYAAMLAAQDVSQRCKVCSSYLHLGNCITHQFS from the exons ATGCCAGCCGAAGCCATG TCGAGGAGAAAGACTAGGGAGCCAAAGGAAGAGACAGTAACACTTGGACCAGCAACGAGGGAGGGTGAATTGGTGTTCGGTGTTGCTCACATTTTTGCCGCTTTCAACGATACTTTTATT CACGTGACTGATTTGTCTGGAAGAGAAACTATGGTTCGCATTACTG GTGGAATGAAGGTGAAGGTTGATAGAGATGAATCTTCTCCGTATGCTGCCATGCTTGCAGCTCAGGATGTGTCACAGCGATGCAAG GTGTGTAGTTCATATCTTCATCTGGGAAACTGCATTACGCACCAATTTTCATGA
- the LOC104107505 gene encoding small ribosomal subunit protein uS11y-like isoform X4: protein MPAEAMSRRKTREPKEETVTLGPATREGELVFGVAHIFAAFNDTFIHVTDLSGRETMVRITGGMKVKVDRDESSPYAAMLAAQDVSQRCKVE from the exons ATGCCAGCCGAAGCCATG TCGAGGAGAAAGACTAGGGAGCCAAAGGAAGAGACAGTAACACTTGGACCAGCAACGAGGGAGGGTGAATTGGTGTTCGGTGTTGCTCACATTTTTGCCGCTTTCAACGATACTTTTATT CACGTGACTGATTTGTCTGGAAGAGAAACTATGGTTCGCATTACTG GTGGAATGAAGGTGAAGGTTGATAGAGATGAATCTTCTCCGTATGCTGCCATGCTTGCAGCTCAGGATGTGTCACAGCGATGCAAG
- the LOC104095663 gene encoding small ribosomal subunit protein uS11y-like isoform X3: MSRRKTREPKEETVTLGPATREGELVFGVAHIFAAFNDTFIHVTDLSGRETMVRITGGMKVKVDRDESSPYAAMLAAQDVSQRCKEYTYQN; this comes from the exons ATG TCGAGGAGAAAGACTAGGGAGCCAAAGGAAGAGACAGTAACACTTGGACCAGCAACGAGGGAGGGTGAATTGGTGTTCGGTGTTGCTCACATTTTTGCCGCTTTCAACGATACTTTTATT CACGTGACTGATTTGTCTGGAAGAGAAACTATGGTTCGCATTACTG GTGGAATGAAGGTGAAGGTTGATAGAGATGAATCTTCTCCGTATGCTGCCATGCTTGCAGCTCAGGATGTGTCACAGCGATGCAAG GAGTATACGTATCAGAACTAG
- the LOC104095663 gene encoding small ribosomal subunit protein uS11y-like isoform X1 — protein MSRRKTREPKEETVTLGPATREGELVFGVAHIFAAFNDTFIHVTDLSGRETMVRITGGMKVKVDRDESSPYAAMLAAQDVSQRCKISRCVVHIFIWETALRTNFHERRNEDFLPGWYRLMYLD, from the exons ATG TCGAGGAGAAAGACTAGGGAGCCAAAGGAAGAGACAGTAACACTTGGACCAGCAACGAGGGAGGGTGAATTGGTGTTCGGTGTTGCTCACATTTTTGCCGCTTTCAACGATACTTTTATT CACGTGACTGATTTGTCTGGAAGAGAAACTATGGTTCGCATTACTG GTGGAATGAAGGTGAAGGTTGATAGAGATGAATCTTCTCCGTATGCTGCCATGCTTGCAGCTCAGGATGTGTCACAGCGATGCAAG ATATCTAGGTGTGTAGTTCATATCTTCATCTGGGAAACTGCATTACGCACCAATTTTCATGAAAGAAGAAATGAGGACTTTTTGCCAGGATGGTATAGACTTATGTACCTAGATTGA
- the LOC104095663 gene encoding small ribosomal subunit protein uS11y-like isoform X2 has protein sequence MSRRKTREPKEETVTLGPATREGELVFGVAHIFAAFNDTFIHVTDLSGRETMVRITGGMKVKVDRDESSPYAAMLAAQDVSQRCKVCSSYLHLGNCITHQFS, from the exons ATG TCGAGGAGAAAGACTAGGGAGCCAAAGGAAGAGACAGTAACACTTGGACCAGCAACGAGGGAGGGTGAATTGGTGTTCGGTGTTGCTCACATTTTTGCCGCTTTCAACGATACTTTTATT CACGTGACTGATTTGTCTGGAAGAGAAACTATGGTTCGCATTACTG GTGGAATGAAGGTGAAGGTTGATAGAGATGAATCTTCTCCGTATGCTGCCATGCTTGCAGCTCAGGATGTGTCACAGCGATGCAAG GTGTGTAGTTCATATCTTCATCTGGGAAACTGCATTACGCACCAATTTTCATGA